The genomic stretch TTCGCACATTCCCTTCCTGCCTATACATAATATGGTCAGAGTTATTTATGTCTATGCTATGGTATTACAAAATCGCGTTTTGTTCAAGAATGGTTTGAATTTTTGTGACCATCAGATCAATTGCGACGTGATTCTGACCGCCTTCCGGGATAATAATATCAGCGTATCGTTTCGTCGGCTCGACGAATTGGTTATGCATCGGACGGACCACTGACACATATTGTTCAATGACAGAATCAATAGAGCGTCCGCGCTCATTAATATCTCTCATAATCCGTCTGATGATACGCAAGTCAGCGTCCGTATCAACATAAAGCTTGATATCCATCAGATCACGAAGCCTTTTGTCTTCAAGAACAAGAATGCCTTCAAGGATAATAACATCCTTTGGCTCTACGTGAACCGTTTCTTCTGAACGTGTGTGAAGCTTATAGTCATAAATCGGCTTTTCAATCGGGCGGTAATTCAATAGATCTTGAATATGCTCGATTAAATAGTCATTATCAAACGCAAGCGGATGATCATAGTTTGTGTTCAGCCTTTCTTCAAACGGAAGATGGCTTTGGTCTTTATAATAAAGGTCCTGCTGGATCATTAAAATTGAGTGTCCTTTAAACTGTTCATAAATGGACCGTGTGACACTCGTTTTTCCTGAACCGGAACCTCCTGCGATTCCAATGACTACTGGATTCTTACCCATGGGCTGTTACTTCCCCTTTCTCATCATGTTGCTCGGATAAATCTTTTTGTCTAGTTTGAATTTGACAATTTGCAGGGGATGGCGGGCAGCATCTAGCTCATTTCCGTCTTCGTCCCAAATGGTTTCAATCGTATGTGTAAAGTTTTCGATTTCTGGACCGAAAAATTCCACTTCGTCGCCTTTTTTGAAGAAATTGCGCTGCTGAAGCGTGACCATTTGTGTATCTTCATCATAATTCAGCACTAAGCCGACAAAATCATATGTCGTTTTCTTGGCGTGTTCGCCGAACATTTGCTCTTCATAGCCTGGCGTTCCTTCAAAGAAAGCTGTCGCAGTGTCCCTGTTGGCGCACTTATCAAGCTCTTCAAGCCATTCTTTTTGAATCACAAAGTTTTCTGGATCAGCGCAATAAGCATCGATTACTTTGCGGTATACGCTGACAACAGTTGCTACATAGTGAATGGATTTCATGCGGCCTTCAATCTTTAAGCTGTCGATCCCCATTTCAATCATTTTTGGAATGGATTCAATCAGCTTCAAATCTTTCGGGCTCATCGCAAATGGTGCATCTTCTTCACCATACAAAGCAACGGCGTTGGCACCGTCTGTTTGGTAGAGATCATAATCCCAGCGGCATGACTGGCAGCAGCCTCCGCGGTTGGAATCCCGCGCTGTCATGTGATTGCTCAGCACGCAGCGGCCGGAATATGCAATACACATTGCGCCATGAATGAAGGATTCGATTTCGATATCTACCTTTTCTTTCATTTCTCTGATTTCAAGAGCGCTAGTTTCACGTGCCAGCACGACGCGGTCGAGACCTTCTTCCTTCCAGAACTGGACAGCCTTCCAGTTTGAAAGAGACTGCTGTGTGCTCAAGTGAACCTCAACATTCGGCGCCACTCTGCGGCATGTTTCAATAATAAGCGGATCTGCCACAATAATACCGGCAACGTTGGCGTCTCCAAGCGCTTTTAAATAGTCTTCAAGCCCGTCCATGTTTTCATTATGAGCGAAAATATTCGTTGTTACGTAGATCTTCGCGCCATATTTCTTTGCGAATTCAACGCCTTCTGCAATTTCTTCGATCGTAAAGTTATCGGCATTCGAGCGAAGCCCGTATTCCTGTCCCCCGATAAAGACCGCGTCCGCTCCGTAATGAACAGCGATTTTCAGCTTTTCAAGATTACCCGCAGGTGCGAGAAGCTCCGGCTTTTTCGTAATCACACGCTTTCCATTAACGATTGTGGATATTTTATCATTTACGGCAGTCATAGCTTAACCTCCTTTTGATTAATAAACCGTTTCCTTGAAGAAGAATCCGGTATCAATTTTTCTGTTTACTGGCTGGATGCTTTCAATGCGTTCGATCCAGTCTTCTTTTTTCGCTTCGTATTCGTCACGGTTTTCCACGCACAAATCAATTGCTTCTCTGTACATTTTGGTGACTTCTATTAGGTATTCAGGCATTTTCAAAACACCATCGATTTTGAAAGAATCAATTCCGGCATCTATCAATTCCTCGAGCTCATCAATGATGCACACATCGTTCGGGCTCATGATGTGAGTGCCGTTTTCATCTTCGAAAATCGGATATTTATTATCGCGTTCTTTATCGTGTAAAAACATGCCTGATTCTTTTTTCTTTCTTTCAATGTCCATGACTTTGCCCTGATATTCAAAATAGTTTCCAATCAAAGAACGCTTCGATTGGAACATGCACGTCATTCCATGCACCTGGATTTCAATTTCGACTTCAGCATTTTCTTTAATCTCAACAATGCTGTCCATGTTTAATTCTCTGGCAAGCACAGAACGCGCCGCACCCTTGCGTCCCCAGTAGTTGCATGTATAATAGTTGGTGCCTGTCGTTTCTGTGCTCCAATGAAGCTTCAGATCAGGCGCAGATTCACGGGCAGCCATCAGCACGGCAGGATCGCCGAATACCGCTGCATCGACACCGGCTTCTGCTAAGAAAGCCAGATATTCGCCAAGCTCACCCACTTTATCATTATGGAAAATTGCATTTACAGCAACGTATACTTTTGCCCCTTCTTTGTGAGCAATCTCTACGGCTTTTGTTACATCTTCACGAGAAAATTCTCCGGCTAATCTCAAGCCGTATCTCTGTTCCCCAACTAAAAACGCAGTTGCCCCAGCCTGTATGAGCGGCAAAATGTCCGCTGTACTCGTCGGCGTCACTAAGAGCTCTGGTTTTTTCATGACGTTCACCTCTTCTTTTTACTAATCGCAAGTCCGTCCCCGACAGGAATAATCGCAGTTTGATAATCCGGATGATTCATCAGCCAATGATTATATTCATCAATTTTGGCTACAAG from Bacillus subtilis subsp. subtilis str. 168 encodes the following:
- the udk gene encoding uridine kinase (Evidence 2b: Function from indirect experimental evidences (e.g. phenotypes); PubMedId: 6208029; Product type e: enzyme), which encodes MGKNPVVIGIAGGSGSGKTSVTRSIYEQFKGHSILMIQQDLYYKDQSHLPFEERLNTNYDHPLAFDNDYLIEHIQDLLNYRPIEKPIYDYKLHTRSEETVHVEPKDVIILEGILVLEDKRLRDLMDIKLYVDTDADLRIIRRIMRDINERGRSIDSVIEQYVSVVRPMHNQFVEPTKRYADIIIPEGGQNHVAIDLMVTKIQTILEQNAIL
- the yrrO gene encoding putative hydrolase large subunit (Evidence 3: Putative function from multiple computational evidences; Product type e: enzyme) codes for the protein MTAVNDKISTIVNGKRVITKKPELLAPAGNLEKLKIAVHYGADAVFIGGQEYGLRSNADNFTIEEIAEGVEFAKKYGAKIYVTTNIFAHNENMDGLEDYLKALGDANVAGIIVADPLIIETCRRVAPNVEVHLSTQQSLSNWKAVQFWKEEGLDRVVLARETSALEIREMKEKVDIEIESFIHGAMCIAYSGRCVLSNHMTARDSNRGGCCQSCRWDYDLYQTDGANAVALYGEEDAPFAMSPKDLKLIESIPKMIEMGIDSLKIEGRMKSIHYVATVVSVYRKVIDAYCADPENFVIQKEWLEELDKCANRDTATAFFEGTPGYEEQMFGEHAKKTTYDFVGLVLNYDEDTQMVTLQQRNFFKKGDEVEFFGPEIENFTHTIETIWDEDGNELDAARHPLQIVKFKLDKKIYPSNMMRKGK
- the yrrN gene encoding putative hydrolase small subunit (Evidence 3: Putative function from multiple computational evidences; Product type e: enzyme) → MKKPELLVTPTSTADILPLIQAGATAFLVGEQRYGLRLAGEFSREDVTKAVEIAHKEGAKVYVAVNAIFHNDKVGELGEYLAFLAEAGVDAAVFGDPAVLMAARESAPDLKLHWSTETTGTNYYTCNYWGRKGAARSVLARELNMDSIVEIKENAEVEIEIQVHGMTCMFQSKRSLIGNYFEYQGKVMDIERKKKESGMFLHDKERDNKYPIFEDENGTHIMSPNDVCIIDELEELIDAGIDSFKIDGVLKMPEYLIEVTKMYREAIDLCVENRDEYEAKKEDWIERIESIQPVNRKIDTGFFFKETVY